The stretch of DNA TTTTAAAAATATGTTATTATAAAAGAAATAATATATGCAGTTATTTTAAATGATATTCAATTTTTCAACAATTTCAATAATTTATTAAGAATTTATATAATTTTAATAGGAGGGTCTATTTTGTCAGCAGAGGATATATTAAACGAGATAAAACAGTATGTAATAAAAAATTCGCCGGGGAATGCACTAATTACTGATGTGCAATTTGAAGGTCCTGAGGTAGTGATATACGCGAAAAATCCTGAGATATTTTCCAATTCTTTTGTTAAGGAGCTTGCAAGAATATTCAGAAAGAGGATAGCTATAAGGCCTGACCCATCTGTTTTAATGGAACCTGAGATTGCCAAGGATAAAATTTTAAAAATCGTTCCAGAAGATGCTGAAATAACCAACTGTATATTTGATGCAAATACGGGTGAGGTTATTATAGAGTCAAAGAAACCTGGACTGGTAATTGGAAAAGATGGAAGCACACTGGAAGAGATAAAAAAAGCTATAAAATGGGCACCCAAACCAGTAAGAACCCCCCCAATATCTTCTGAAACGATTAAAGCCATAAGAGCTACAATGTATAGGGAAAGAACTGATGTAAAAGAAATCCTGAGAAGAATAGGTAGAAGAATACATAGGGATGTTAAACTAAGAGAAGATTGCTGGATAAGGATGTCTTTTTTAGGCGGAGCTCGGGAAGTTGGAAGGACCTGCAATTATCTTCAAACACCAGAAAGTAGAATTTTAATAGATTGCGGAATTAATGTTGCTATTGATGGGGATAAGGCATTTCCACATTTTGATGCCCCTGAATTTTCAATAGAGGAAATCGATGCAGTGGTAATCACCCATGCCCATTTAGACCATTGCGGGTTTGTTCCAGGACTTTTTAGATACGGATATGATGGTCCTGTTTATTGTTCAAAACCTACAAGGGATTTAATGACTCTTTTACAAAAGGACTATTTGGATATTGCAGAAAAAGAAGGTAAAGTGATGCCATATTCTTCAAAAGATATTAAAAAATGTGTGAAACATACAATACCAATAGATTACGGGGTAACTACTGATATTGCACCAGCTATAAAATTAACAATGCACAATGCTGGGCATATATTAGGTTCTGCAATAGCTCACTGTCATATTGGAGATGGATTATATAATGTGGCATATACTGGGGATATAAAATTTGAAGCATCGAGGTTGTTAGAACCGGCTGTATG from Methanothermococcus okinawensis IH1 encodes:
- a CDS encoding beta-CASP ribonuclease aCPSF1 produces the protein MSAEDILNEIKQYVIKNSPGNALITDVQFEGPEVVIYAKNPEIFSNSFVKELARIFRKRIAIRPDPSVLMEPEIAKDKILKIVPEDAEITNCIFDANTGEVIIESKKPGLVIGKDGSTLEEIKKAIKWAPKPVRTPPISSETIKAIRATMYRERTDVKEILRRIGRRIHRDVKLREDCWIRMSFLGGAREVGRTCNYLQTPESRILIDCGINVAIDGDKAFPHFDAPEFSIEEIDAVVITHAHLDHCGFVPGLFRYGYDGPVYCSKPTRDLMTLLQKDYLDIAEKEGKVMPYSSKDIKKCVKHTIPIDYGVTTDIAPAIKLTMHNAGHILGSAIAHCHIGDGLYNVAYTGDIKFEASRLLEPAVCQFPRLETIIIESTYGGYDDVLPDRAETEKEFLNVVAETIKRKGKVIIPVFGIGRAQELMLVLEEGYNQGIFNAPVYLDGMIWEATAIHTAYPEYLSKNIRNRIFHEGDNPFLSEVFRKVKNTNNRRNIIDSNEPCIILTTSGMLSGGPSVEYFKSLAEDEKNAIVFVGYQAEGTLGRKIQRGWKEIPIMNRNGKSKAVKVNLSVHTLEGFSGHSDRKQLIKYLRKLKPMPERILTVHGEASKCVDLASTAYKLFKKETRAPMNLDAIRMK